Proteins encoded by one window of Antechinus flavipes isolate AdamAnt ecotype Samford, QLD, Australia chromosome 4, AdamAnt_v2, whole genome shotgun sequence:
- the RPP21 gene encoding ribonuclease P protein subunit p21, whose translation MAGLVKDKEAFQRLSFLYQAAHCVLAHNPENQALARFYCHTEKTIGKRLVLRQDPSVKRTLCRGCSSLLIPGLTCTQRQRRRQGQRWTVQTCLICRRSRRFLNDPKHQLWVDRPEAQLGNQTEPKFE comes from the exons ATGGCGGGACTGGTGAAGGACAAGGAGGCATTTCAGAGACTCAGCTTCCTCTACCAG GCTGCCCACTGCGTCCTAGCCCACAACCCTGAGAATCAGGCGCTGGCGAGGTTTTATTGCCACACGGAGAAAACTATCGGGAAGCGGCTTGTCCTGCGACA AGACCCCTCGGTGAAGAGGACCCTCTGTCGCGGCTGCTCCTCCCTTCTCATCCCGGGTCTGACTTGCACCCAGCGGCAGAGGC GTCGCCAGGGTCAGCGCTGGACAGTACAGACTTGTCTAATATGCCGTCGAAGCCGCAGATTTCTCAATGATCCCAAACACCAGCTCTGGGTTGACCGGCCTGAGGCCCAGCTGGGGAACCAGACgg AACCCAAATTTGAATAG